One region of Triticum aestivum cultivar Chinese Spring chromosome 6B, IWGSC CS RefSeq v2.1, whole genome shotgun sequence genomic DNA includes:
- the LOC123136042 gene encoding histone H2B.4-like — translation MAPKAAEKKPVEKTPAGKKPKAEKKVPASKEGGDKKGKKKAKKSVETYKIYIFKVLKQVHPDIGISSKAMSIMNSFINDIFEKLAGESAKLARYNKKPTITSREIQTSVRLVLPGELAKHAVSEGTKAVTKFTSS, via the coding sequence ATGGCCCCCAAGGCAGCCGAGAAGAAGCCGGTGGAGAAGACCCCCGCGGGGAAGAAGCCCAAGGCGGAGAAGAAGGTGCCGGCGTCCAAGGAGGGCGGGgacaagaaggggaagaagaaggccaagaagagcgTGGAGACGTACAAGATCTACATCTTCAAGGTGCTCAAGCAGGTGCACCCCGACATCGGCATCTCCTCCAAGGCCATGTCcatcatgaactccttcatcaacgaCATCTTTGAGAAGCTCGCCGGCGAGTCCGCCAAGCTCGCGCGGTACAACAAGAAGCCCACCATCACGTCCCGGGAGATCCAGACCTCCGTCCGCCTCGTCCTCCCCGGCGAGCTCGCCAAGCATGCTGTCTCCGAGGGCACCAAGGCCGTCACCAAGTTCACCTCATCCTAG